GATCACAGTCACGTCCATGCCTGCGCGCACCAACGCATAAGCGCTAGCCAAGCCGATGACGCCGCCACCGATGATACAAACCTGCTTTGTCACAAGAAAACCTCACATTTATTGATACCAATTCAAGAGTAGGGTTAAGTGACAAACGCTGAATAATGAATAAAGCTTGGTCACCTATAAACAAAGGTTATGGGCAAGCCATGCGCTTACGTCATATCGAAATCTTCCAGGCCATCCGCCAAACCGGCTCAATCAGCGCCGCCGCGCAGCTGCTGCACGTCTCGCAACCGGCGGTGACCAAGGTGTTGCAGCACGCCGAGCTGCAACTGGGTTTCCCGCTGTTTCTGCGCGTACGCGGAAAATTGCAGCCCACCCCGGAAGCCCTGGCGCTGGAAAGCGAAGTCGAGAAAGTCACCCAGAGCCTGCAAGGCGTGCGGCGCCTGGCCAAGAGCTTGCGTCGTGAGCCTGGGCAAAGTGTGCGCATAGGCGCCATTCCGGCGCTGGCCCTGTCGTTGCTGCCGCCAGCGGTCCTGGAGTGGAAGCGCGATTACCCGGACATCGCCTGCGAGCTGTCCAGCGACCATAGCCGCGAGTTGGTGCAAAAGCTGTTGATGCGCGAGATTGACCTGGCGCTGACCCTCAACTTCTCCGGCCACCCCGGCTTGACCACGCAAGTGTTGGCCAATGGGGGGTTGGTGGCGTTGGCGTCAACAGGTTATTGGCCAGCGTCCGAG
The sequence above is a segment of the Pseudomonas sp. R76 genome. Coding sequences within it:
- a CDS encoding LysR family transcriptional regulator gives rise to the protein MRLRHIEIFQAIRQTGSISAAAQLLHVSQPAVTKVLQHAELQLGFPLFLRVRGKLQPTPEALALESEVEKVTQSLQGVRRLAKSLRREPGQSVRIGAIPALALSLLPPAVLEWKRDYPDIACELSSDHSRELVQKLLMREIDLALTLNFSGHPGLTTQVLANGGLVALASTGYWPASEMSKPLPLDDLAGAPLIGLSSADPLAAKLDSYMENVDPPPRVSICVQTYSLARAMVESGAGLTVIDPFTALGASTATTCIRTLSPPLPITLYALTRADEPPPHMLANLVEIFGARARELLDRL